Within Leptolyngbya ohadii IS1, the genomic segment CAGGTTGAAAAGTGTTTCAGCAATCGTATGAAGTTAGATTCTCGTCCCCCCTCTACTGCAATCAACTCTTCATCCTTCGATTTCCTTGATCCACTGGAAATTATCAATGAGATGATCGACCTCCGCGCTCAATTAGCGGAACTCGAACAGCAAGTCAAAGCCCTTCAACCTGCCTTCTATGCTGCTTGTGCCGCACTGAAACAGGAGAAAATTTCGACTGAACGTGCCATTATCTCTCGCAGACTCACACCAGGGCAGTGGGCTTATTCCCCGGAAATTGTCGAGCAGGAGGATTGGCTCAACCAGCTCAAATCCCAGTTTAAACAAGCCCACGAACCCATTAAAGGTCGGGAGGTCTATTGGCTGGTCAAACTCCTCATGCTCTCAACCAAAGCCTAGCGGCATTCGGCATCGCTTCCTGGCTGATGAAGGTGAACAGGTAGATTCAGGGTCATCTCACTCAAGGCTGTCTGGCATTTCTCACACTGTTCATTCCACCACAAAGAAGGGGTCCGAAAGCCTGTTCCGCATCTGGGACAGGCTGAGAGTAACCGGATTTGGTGACGATCGCACTCCTCCACCCCCTGCTGTTGCCAGCCTGCCTGATGCACTGGATTCTCTCCATAACAGGCAGGGCATAGCCGAGTTTGCAGATGCAAAGGTTCTCTTGGCATCATCTCGCGCAATTGATCGCAGGAAATCCCAATCAGTTGCGACAGCCGTTTGAGTTCTGCTCCATCCGGAATTCGACGACGGGATGGCGCTTCCCAGTCACTTACTACTTTTGTGGGCACGCCTAAGACTTCACCCAAGGTTTTGTGACTCAGGTAGTTCTCCCGCCGAAAGCGGCTCAGATAATGCCCAAAGCTCTCGCCCACTCCAGGAACGACCTGAATCACCCAGCCCTGTCTCCTGCTTTCGCTCACTGGCATTCTGCTACCACTTCAGCCAATATGTTGTATTCAACGCACGAC encodes:
- a CDS encoding TniQ family protein: MPVSESRRQGWVIQVVPGVGESFGHYLSRFRRENYLSHKTLGEVLGVPTKVVSDWEAPSRRRIPDGAELKRLSQLIGISCDQLREMMPREPLHLQTRLCPACYGENPVHQAGWQQQGVEECDRHQIRLLSACPRCGTGFRTPSLWWNEQCEKCQTALSEMTLNLPVHLHQPGSDAECR